A portion of the Corynebacterium occultum genome contains these proteins:
- a CDS encoding GmrSD restriction endonuclease domain-containing protein, whose amino-acid sequence MVAAQETTLQELLEGTKQYLVPLYQRPYQWGKSQLEQLWGDIVELTEDRAEGYRSTHFIGSLVLAPPPASLAGGVTTFLVVDGQQRLTTLSLLLAAIRDHIDDQNPGENAGEEIKNRFLVNQYKKGRDHIKLVPTQADRSSFNAVIKRLPDSGGQDTIGTAYRFFRSQLTMFDDPDIAEDIQTLQEAVIEGLALVSISTHPDDNVHRIFQSLNNTGLKLTQGDLLRNYIFMRLPESDEEAYERYWHPLQEKLDNDQIEQLFWIDLAKDNPTVKVSDTFIFQQRRLDHLTTEAEIHAELSRLNQLASLYQLILHPELEGNPQIRLRLRRLKEWAATTPHPLVLELLHHRAVGNAADEELARALLTVESYLIRRLLVGRPTQGLNRIFRTAVSIVTGEEPIDKQVSRFLSTGQRHFTADDELHSAIMNNPFYRSGRANHRHAFLRWLEEEFGSQEPVDTSKLTIEHVMPQTLTPEWRSALEAACPGQDIEEVHDLTQHTLGNLTLTGYNSSLSNHSFDWKRAEMLKSGVRLSASIAEQKQWGPDQIHTRAEQLAEIIINAWPGPRHKDATTGDIAPVWRKLRNILTALPAGRWTSYGNIAAAIGTAAQPVGNYIAVNPLPNAHRVMRSNGEISANFRWLNPEDKTDPRTLLEDEGVSFTKAGNAHTKLRLSVEELTELLELTEGDAAYSYMDIEQRIYHNE is encoded by the coding sequence ATGGTCGCCGCTCAAGAAACAACGCTCCAAGAACTGCTGGAGGGGACCAAACAGTACCTGGTTCCGCTGTACCAGCGCCCCTACCAATGGGGGAAAAGCCAACTGGAACAGCTGTGGGGTGACATCGTCGAACTTACTGAGGATCGAGCTGAAGGGTACCGTTCCACCCACTTCATCGGATCCCTGGTCCTGGCTCCTCCGCCCGCCTCGCTAGCTGGTGGCGTCACCACGTTCCTTGTTGTCGATGGCCAGCAGCGATTGACCACGCTGTCGCTGCTTCTCGCGGCCATCCGGGATCATATTGATGATCAGAACCCCGGGGAGAATGCCGGGGAGGAAATCAAGAACCGCTTTCTTGTCAACCAGTACAAAAAGGGCAGGGACCATATCAAACTTGTCCCTACGCAGGCGGATCGGTCTTCTTTCAACGCCGTGATCAAACGTTTGCCAGATAGCGGCGGACAAGACACCATCGGCACGGCTTACCGGTTCTTTCGCAGTCAGCTCACCATGTTTGATGATCCAGATATCGCCGAAGACATCCAGACCCTCCAGGAAGCGGTCATCGAAGGGTTGGCATTGGTATCGATCAGCACTCACCCGGATGATAATGTGCACCGCATTTTCCAGTCCTTGAATAACACGGGCTTGAAGCTGACCCAGGGTGACCTGCTCAGAAACTACATCTTCATGCGCCTTCCCGAGAGTGATGAGGAAGCGTACGAACGTTACTGGCATCCGTTGCAGGAAAAACTCGATAACGACCAGATCGAACAACTCTTCTGGATCGACCTTGCCAAGGACAATCCGACTGTGAAAGTCAGCGACACCTTTATCTTCCAACAGCGACGCTTGGATCACCTGACCACCGAAGCTGAAATCCACGCAGAGTTGTCCCGTTTGAATCAGCTTGCCTCGCTCTACCAGTTGATACTGCACCCGGAGTTGGAGGGTAACCCTCAGATCCGGCTTCGTCTGCGCCGGTTGAAAGAATGGGCTGCTACGACACCACACCCACTGGTTCTCGAGTTACTGCACCACCGAGCAGTCGGCAACGCAGCAGATGAGGAATTGGCTCGCGCACTACTCACGGTTGAGTCCTATCTCATCCGGCGGCTTCTGGTGGGCCGGCCTACGCAGGGGCTCAACCGGATCTTCCGGACAGCGGTCTCCATCGTGACCGGTGAAGAACCCATCGATAAACAGGTCAGCAGGTTCCTTTCCACAGGACAACGTCATTTCACTGCCGATGATGAACTGCACAGTGCGATCATGAATAATCCGTTCTACCGCAGTGGTAGAGCCAATCATCGGCATGCCTTCCTGCGGTGGTTGGAAGAGGAATTCGGCTCCCAGGAGCCTGTTGATACCTCAAAGCTGACCATTGAACATGTCATGCCGCAGACCCTGACCCCGGAATGGCGCAGTGCTCTTGAGGCGGCGTGTCCCGGGCAAGATATTGAGGAGGTACACGACCTCACCCAGCACACCCTCGGAAACCTCACGCTCACCGGCTACAATAGTTCTTTAAGCAACCACAGTTTCGATTGGAAACGGGCAGAAATGCTGAAGTCCGGGGTGCGTCTCAGCGCCTCGATTGCAGAGCAGAAACAATGGGGCCCCGACCAGATTCACACTCGTGCTGAACAACTCGCCGAGATCATTATCAATGCGTGGCCTGGACCCCGGCACAAGGATGCCACCACAGGAGACATTGCCCCTGTCTGGCGTAAGCTGAGAAACATTCTCACCGCACTTCCTGCAGGAAGATGGACAAGTTATGGGAATATCGCTGCCGCTATCGGCACTGCCGCTCAGCCGGTTGGTAATTATATCGCGGTTAATCCTCTACCTAATGCGCATCGGGTTATGCGCAGCAATGGTGAGATATCCGCTAATTTCCGATGGCTGAATCCGGAAGATAAAACAGATCCCCGCACCTTGTTAGAAGATGAGGGGGTGAGTTTCACCAAGGCGGGCAACGCACATACAAAATTACGCCTGTCCGTGGAGGAATTAACGGAGTTGTTAGAACTCACAGAAGGTGACGCAGCATACTCCTATATGGATATTGAGCAGAGGATTTACCATAATGAGTAA
- a CDS encoding IS630 family transposase yields MAQRGPALAALTLSEDERDQLERWVRRRKSAQDLALRSKIVLECATGISNSEVSRRLRVSLPTVGKWRSRFIDKRLDGLVDEPRPGRPATIGVDQVEQVIVDTLESTPANATHWSRASMAEKSGLSKSTVGRIWKAFGLKPHLEEGFKLSTDPLFTEKVYDIVGLYVNPLESAVVLSVDEKSQVQALQRSQPTLPMMPGTPERRAPDYVRHGTTSLFAALNVADGTVISSIHRRHRAVEFKKFLAKIDKTVPEHLDVHVICDNYATHKHPRFHMHFTPTYSSWINQVERLFAEVAWELLQRSDHRSVQALEKDLRNWVKALNEDPQQFIWTKTAEEILASIARYLKRINGAGH; encoded by the coding sequence ATGGCGCAACGAGGGCCAGCATTGGCCGCATTGACACTGTCAGAAGACGAGCGCGACCAGCTGGAGCGATGGGTACGTCGACGAAAATCCGCCCAGGACCTCGCATTGCGCTCGAAGATCGTCCTGGAATGCGCGACCGGGATATCTAACTCGGAGGTCTCCCGCCGGTTGAGGGTTTCGTTGCCCACCGTGGGTAAGTGGCGCTCCCGGTTTATCGACAAGCGCCTCGATGGGCTGGTCGATGAGCCCCGGCCGGGTCGACCGGCAACGATCGGTGTGGACCAGGTCGAGCAGGTCATCGTCGATACCCTGGAATCAACACCAGCGAATGCGACCCACTGGTCGCGGGCGAGCATGGCCGAGAAGTCTGGCCTGTCGAAATCTACGGTCGGACGGATCTGGAAAGCATTCGGCCTCAAACCCCATCTGGAGGAAGGGTTCAAGCTCTCCACCGATCCGCTGTTCACCGAGAAGGTGTACGACATCGTCGGACTCTATGTGAATCCGCTGGAGTCGGCGGTGGTGTTGTCGGTGGATGAGAAAAGCCAGGTCCAAGCCTTGCAGCGGTCCCAGCCGACGTTACCGATGATGCCGGGCACACCCGAGCGCCGCGCGCCCGATTATGTCCGGCACGGCACCACGAGTCTGTTCGCGGCACTCAACGTTGCTGACGGAACGGTGATCTCGTCGATCCATCGCCGGCACCGGGCCGTGGAGTTTAAGAAGTTTCTGGCCAAGATCGACAAGACCGTCCCGGAACACCTTGATGTCCACGTGATCTGTGACAACTATGCCACGCACAAGCATCCCCGGTTTCATATGCATTTCACGCCGACGTATTCATCCTGGATCAACCAGGTCGAGCGACTGTTCGCTGAAGTGGCCTGGGAGCTTCTCCAGCGCTCGGATCATCGCAGTGTCCAGGCCCTGGAGAAGGATTTACGTAACTGGGTGAAAGCATTGAACGAGGATCCCCAGCAGTTTATCTGGACGAAAACCGCGGAGGAGATCCTTGCCTCTATCGCCCGATACTTGAAACGAATTAACGGCGCAGGACACTAG
- a CDS encoding IS1380 family transposase: protein MGVLDASTHLLERITFTVKITSFHIDTPTTSQLCSNAGLMLLASTADRVGVADAIDTALGDLQKPTLVHTTGHTMTALALSLAIGGDDASDIDLLNPLVATGLIDKIPSDPTIHRRHKELHDSSESDDNSTALVNDAGTNAVLAGMNTARTTAWAACGTRNPATTATIMNPLVIDLDATEVTSHSDKEHARPTWKKHFGFHPLAAIIDHGQGLTGEPVSVLLRPGSAGSNTAADHITVMNQTMAALPGHTDGAPWGRRLLVRTDAAGGTKKFINHLDQQGLAYSVGLATSWLIADIASTLTEVTKQGVIGPEGTISNIDDAYVADISTKVRTLGPSATGINIEDYPPDMRFIIRVEHAARGAQLRTVDVDGRRIQMFVTNRKGHAQRLDELHRARGRCEQRIRDMKDCGLGKLPHTTFRMNQAWAHSAVLAMNLISWAQMITAATPPAGSTPRQRWWVWEPKTLRARILSIAGVVVRHARRLSIRFDGAATHRELLEHGLSRLRSTA, encoded by the coding sequence ATGGGAGTTCTTGACGCTTCCACACACCTGCTCGAAAGGATCACCTTCACGGTGAAGATTACCAGCTTTCATATCGATACCCCCACCACATCCCAACTCTGTTCCAACGCCGGACTCATGCTACTGGCATCCACCGCCGACCGGGTCGGCGTGGCTGATGCGATCGACACCGCACTCGGCGACCTTCAGAAACCAACCCTGGTCCACACCACCGGACACACCATGACCGCCCTCGCACTGTCCCTGGCGATCGGTGGTGACGACGCCAGCGACATTGACCTGCTCAACCCACTGGTCGCGACTGGGTTGATCGACAAGATCCCGTCTGACCCCACCATCCACCGCCGGCACAAAGAACTCCACGATTCCAGTGAGAGTGATGACAACAGCACTGCATTAGTCAATGATGCGGGCACCAACGCGGTGCTGGCCGGGATGAACACCGCCCGCACCACAGCCTGGGCAGCCTGTGGAACCCGCAACCCCGCCACCACAGCAACCATTATGAACCCGCTGGTCATCGACCTCGATGCCACGGAAGTTACGTCCCACTCGGATAAGGAACACGCTCGTCCGACGTGGAAGAAACACTTCGGTTTCCACCCACTGGCCGCAATCATCGACCACGGGCAAGGTTTGACCGGTGAGCCGGTCTCAGTGCTACTGCGACCCGGAAGCGCCGGATCCAATACCGCCGCTGACCACATCACGGTCATGAATCAGACGATGGCAGCTCTGCCTGGCCACACTGATGGTGCGCCCTGGGGTCGTCGTTTGCTGGTCCGGACCGATGCAGCCGGCGGGACCAAGAAGTTCATCAACCACCTCGACCAGCAAGGCCTGGCGTACTCGGTGGGATTAGCGACCTCTTGGCTCATCGCCGATATTGCCTCGACTCTGACCGAGGTCACCAAGCAGGGCGTTATCGGCCCCGAGGGCACTATCAGCAACATTGATGATGCCTACGTGGCTGATATCTCCACCAAGGTTCGTACCCTGGGACCATCCGCCACCGGGATCAACATAGAGGACTATCCACCGGATATGCGGTTTATCATCCGGGTCGAGCACGCCGCCCGTGGTGCGCAGCTGCGCACCGTGGATGTCGATGGGCGTCGGATACAGATGTTTGTCACCAACCGGAAAGGCCACGCCCAGCGCCTGGATGAACTCCACCGGGCACGTGGTCGCTGTGAGCAACGCATCCGGGATATGAAGGACTGTGGCCTGGGGAAACTCCCGCATACAACCTTCCGGATGAACCAGGCCTGGGCTCATTCGGCGGTGTTGGCGATGAACCTGATCAGCTGGGCCCAGATGATCACCGCTGCCACACCCCCGGCAGGATCTACGCCCCGACAGCGGTGGTGGGTGTGGGAACCAAAAACCCTACGCGCCCGAATACTCTCAATCGCCGGTGTCGTGGTCCGTCACGCCCGACGCTTGAGTATCCGCTTCGACGGGGCTGCCACCCACCGCGAGCTATTGGAGCACGGTCTCTCACGACTGAGATCTACCGCCTGA
- a CDS encoding arginase family protein: MTELARELTFSSRDDVKNFSCNWSAAPDEDFPGVVLLGFSAHPGDPIRETRNALTSLKIQDDTPRYNAGDINRDLKSAEVELSNSVLELLEEQHLVVVLSDGPDTIFASHRGLRAAVGLSTIVALEAQFELKSGSAPQKISQLEGKQFSYASFSFSRGTCTRGLFHTTLPPNIRVTTAAQLAQMTPEEAAATALESVSDQPFIHLSIDLRVLSLLEASGISLAHIRAVVTALAGTGRLKLIDVLNPLPHADAEEPLAQVAAQLIEDAVGAV; the protein is encoded by the coding sequence ATGACTGAACTGGCACGGGAACTGACTTTTAGTTCCCGCGACGATGTAAAAAATTTCTCATGTAATTGGTCGGCGGCTCCCGATGAAGACTTCCCCGGCGTGGTACTCCTAGGATTCTCAGCCCATCCAGGGGACCCTATCCGTGAAACCCGGAACGCCCTGACCTCCCTGAAAATTCAGGATGACACCCCGCGCTATAACGCCGGAGACATCAACCGGGACCTCAAGTCCGCCGAGGTTGAACTCTCCAACTCAGTGCTGGAACTTCTTGAGGAACAGCACCTCGTGGTCGTCCTCAGCGACGGACCCGACACCATCTTCGCCTCCCACCGCGGCCTACGGGCAGCGGTAGGGCTATCCACCATAGTGGCCCTGGAAGCCCAGTTCGAACTGAAGTCTGGTTCTGCACCGCAGAAAATCTCCCAATTGGAGGGAAAGCAGTTTTCCTACGCCTCCTTCAGTTTCTCCCGCGGCACCTGCACCCGGGGGCTATTCCACACCACCCTTCCCCCGAATATACGGGTAACCACCGCTGCACAGCTAGCACAGATGACCCCCGAAGAAGCGGCCGCCACCGCCCTCGAGTCAGTGTCGGACCAGCCCTTCATCCACCTCAGCATTGACCTGAGGGTGCTATCCCTGCTCGAGGCCAGCGGCATCAGCCTCGCCCACATCCGGGCGGTGGTCACGGCGCTGGCAGGCACCGGGCGCCTAAAGCTTATCGACGTCCTGAACCCCCTCCCCCACGCCGACGCCGAGGAACCCCTCGCTCAGGTCGCCGCGCAGCTTATCGAGGATGCGGTGGGGGCTGTTTAA
- a CDS encoding IclR family transcriptional regulator: MVQVPAVRNALRILNLLSSVGVPLSASRITAELGIPRSSVYHLLTEMEEAGYVMPLPEEKTYGLGIAAYSLANVYATQQPLVNLGAKYVRNTAEVVAGCGQIARLVGPEVLYLYDYRSPGAPVSSLAAGARLSAARTASGRAIISALPETEARSVYTIGESAGLSWRDFQTECQKIREAGFAEEIDESVRGFRSLSVPVLDHLQRPAVALTVTFLTSRDIGEKEKEMVVTCLQRGATELSQRIFGLGAKQGSSFMGRVLNGAGPLRGKLNP; encoded by the coding sequence ATGGTGCAGGTTCCAGCGGTTCGCAACGCCCTGCGAATCCTTAACCTACTCAGCTCTGTGGGCGTACCGCTCTCCGCGTCGCGCATCACTGCGGAACTGGGAATTCCCAGGTCTTCAGTCTACCACCTCCTCACGGAGATGGAAGAGGCCGGATATGTGATGCCCCTGCCCGAGGAAAAGACCTATGGTCTGGGTATTGCCGCTTATTCCCTGGCGAATGTGTACGCCACCCAGCAACCATTGGTGAACCTGGGTGCAAAATATGTCAGGAATACCGCCGAGGTGGTGGCCGGTTGCGGGCAGATCGCCCGGCTGGTGGGACCGGAAGTTCTCTACCTCTATGACTATCGCAGCCCTGGGGCACCTGTCTCGAGTCTCGCGGCGGGGGCACGTCTATCTGCCGCACGTACTGCTTCGGGTAGGGCGATTATCTCTGCTTTGCCCGAGACAGAGGCAAGGTCTGTCTATACCATCGGTGAAAGTGCCGGACTGAGCTGGCGAGACTTCCAGACTGAATGTCAGAAGATCAGGGAAGCCGGTTTTGCTGAGGAAATTGATGAGAGCGTGCGTGGTTTCCGGAGTCTCTCGGTTCCGGTGCTGGACCACCTGCAGCGCCCAGCGGTGGCGCTGACCGTGACTTTTCTGACCTCCCGCGATATTGGGGAGAAGGAAAAAGAAATGGTGGTGACCTGTTTGCAGCGGGGTGCAACTGAACTCTCCCAGCGTATTTTCGGCCTGGGGGCGAAGCAGGGGTCGAGCTTCATGGGCAGGGTGCTCAACGGGGCGGGGCCCTTAAGAGGAAAGCTGAATCCGTGA
- a CDS encoding right-handed parallel beta-helix repeat-containing protein, whose protein sequence is MSLFTALPRRSALLLSAAALAFTTGMPLASAQTTLSVNCDAGDSLATAVNAATPNTTINLSGTCEEAIHIPRTTNGLTINGGGEATVVEPAHDAPPTGPGSFTFFIEGQGVNLTGLNISGGAHAVHLSGPAFATITDNTITDSGGAIHLDKDSTGQIAGNAISGNHGYGINLQENSYARIGFTAPTRGLNGNTITDNEGPGIVVKQWSTGWISGNTISGNQGHGVWIDRNSLGEVYDNTIENNTLDGINISQGSGLSLNPEGKEAPSSVAGNRTVAGSHNGGWGIRCSVGGFVSGEPDTLNGEQGPAEITQGCEDNRSGQTPTKPQELSSRIQLSS, encoded by the coding sequence TTGTCTCTCTTCACCGCTCTCCCCCGCCGCTCCGCGCTCCTCCTCAGCGCGGCCGCCCTGGCTTTCACCACCGGCATGCCCCTCGCCAGCGCTCAGACCACCCTCTCAGTCAACTGCGATGCCGGTGATTCCCTGGCCACGGCAGTCAACGCAGCCACTCCGAACACCACCATCAACCTCAGCGGCACCTGCGAGGAAGCCATCCACATCCCCCGCACCACCAACGGCCTGACAATCAACGGAGGCGGGGAAGCCACTGTCGTAGAGCCCGCCCATGATGCCCCGCCCACCGGCCCGGGATCTTTCACCTTCTTCATCGAAGGCCAGGGAGTGAACCTGACAGGCCTGAACATCAGCGGCGGCGCCCATGCGGTCCACCTCTCAGGACCTGCCTTCGCCACCATCACTGACAACACCATCACTGACTCCGGGGGCGCTATCCATCTGGATAAGGACTCCACCGGGCAGATCGCCGGCAACGCCATCAGCGGCAACCACGGCTACGGCATCAATCTGCAGGAGAACTCCTACGCCCGCATCGGTTTCACCGCCCCCACCCGCGGGCTGAACGGCAACACCATCACCGACAACGAGGGCCCCGGGATCGTCGTCAAGCAGTGGTCGACGGGCTGGATTTCCGGCAACACCATCAGCGGCAACCAGGGCCACGGGGTGTGGATCGACCGCAACTCCCTGGGCGAGGTCTACGACAACACCATCGAAAACAACACACTGGATGGCATCAACATCTCCCAGGGTTCGGGGCTCAGCCTGAACCCAGAGGGTAAGGAAGCCCCCTCCAGCGTGGCAGGAAACCGCACCGTCGCTGGGTCCCATAACGGGGGTTGGGGCATCCGCTGCAGCGTCGGTGGTTTCGTCTCCGGCGAACCAGACACCCTCAACGGTGAGCAGGGTCCCGCTGAGATCACCCAGGGCTGTGAGGATAACCGTTCAGGACAGACACCGACCAAGCCGCAGGAACTCTCCTCACGGATTCAGCTTTCCTCTTAA
- a CDS encoding amino acid permease, with translation MPASPTTFKRRGLKARHIHFIALGSAIGTGLFYGSAGAIQAAGPSVLLVYMLGGAVVYFMLRALGEMSVHHPVRGSFAVYTRAHLGGWSGYITGWMFAFEMLIVCLADLTAIAIYMKFWFPDSPQWIWVAATLLIVGGANLASVRWFGELEFVFTIIKVTAVIAMILGGAAILAFGLGTDPEIAGISNLWEHGGFFPHGVEGMIAAFILVLFAFGGTEIIGVAGSEAEDPDKAVPKAVNTVPVRILLFYVGAIAVILALNPWPSITGEESPFVQIFSTLGVNWAAGLLNLVVITAALSAINADLFGAGRVLTGLAKENLAPQAMGKVSKSGVPVMTTAILLIVLLVGVVLNALLPEEVFVIVASLATFATVYVWLMILLAQVASRRKMSPEEMKSLKFPVPFWPYGQYFAILFIIFTFGIMVWYADYHLALGVGVGFLVLMTALYFLTGRPQAIRPLSYEELDPMKD, from the coding sequence GTGCCGGCAAGTCCCACCACTTTTAAACGCCGGGGGCTGAAGGCCCGCCACATCCATTTCATTGCCCTGGGTTCGGCGATCGGCACCGGCCTCTTCTATGGCTCCGCCGGCGCGATCCAGGCCGCCGGCCCCTCCGTGCTACTGGTGTACATGCTCGGCGGCGCGGTGGTCTACTTCATGCTCCGTGCCCTGGGTGAGATGTCGGTACACCACCCTGTGCGGGGTTCCTTCGCGGTGTACACCCGCGCCCACCTCGGCGGCTGGTCCGGTTATATCACCGGCTGGATGTTCGCCTTCGAGATGCTGATCGTCTGTTTGGCTGACCTCACGGCGATCGCGATCTACATGAAGTTCTGGTTCCCGGATTCCCCGCAGTGGATCTGGGTGGCCGCCACCCTCCTGATCGTCGGGGGTGCGAACCTGGCGAGTGTGCGCTGGTTCGGTGAACTGGAGTTCGTCTTCACCATCATCAAGGTCACCGCGGTCATCGCGATGATCCTCGGCGGTGCCGCCATCCTCGCCTTCGGCCTGGGCACCGATCCAGAGATCGCCGGCATCTCCAACCTCTGGGAGCACGGCGGTTTCTTCCCCCATGGTGTGGAGGGCATGATCGCCGCATTCATCCTGGTACTCTTCGCCTTCGGCGGCACCGAGATCATCGGCGTGGCCGGTTCCGAGGCGGAGGACCCCGACAAGGCAGTGCCGAAGGCAGTTAATACCGTCCCGGTGCGCATCCTCCTCTTCTATGTGGGCGCGATCGCGGTCATTCTGGCCCTGAACCCCTGGCCCTCGATCACCGGCGAGGAGTCTCCCTTCGTCCAGATCTTCTCCACCCTGGGCGTGAACTGGGCAGCCGGCCTGCTCAACCTCGTGGTGATCACCGCGGCGCTCTCCGCCATCAACGCGGATCTCTTCGGTGCCGGCCGGGTACTCACCGGCCTGGCGAAGGAGAACCTGGCACCGCAGGCGATGGGCAAGGTCAGCAAGTCCGGCGTCCCGGTGATGACCACCGCCATTCTGCTGATCGTGTTGCTGGTCGGCGTGGTGCTCAACGCCCTGCTGCCGGAGGAGGTCTTCGTTATCGTCGCTTCCCTGGCCACCTTCGCCACGGTCTATGTCTGGCTGATGATCCTGCTCGCCCAGGTTGCCTCCCGCCGCAAGATGTCCCCGGAGGAGATGAAATCCCTGAAGTTCCCGGTCCCCTTCTGGCCCTATGGCCAGTACTTCGCGATCCTCTTCATCATCTTCACCTTCGGTATCATGGTCTGGTACGCCGACTATCACCTGGCACTCGGGGTAGGTGTGGGCTTCCTGGTTCTGATGACAGCCCTTTACTTCCTCACCGGCCGGCCCCAGGCCATCCGGCCGTTGAGCTATGAGGAACTGGATCCGATGAAGGATTAA
- a CDS encoding DEAD/DEAH box helicase codes for MSITDNVAGGVEEPDNIISSESQDTSQDIAVDAASAPTNVEDVLAAGQDTAAPVEADQNNGDANTSEATGSADADNDSPGFQGLGLPDEVLAAVKKVGYEAPSPIQSETIPLLMEGRDVVGLAQTGTGKTAAFALPVLARIDPTVRAPQALVLAPTRELALQVADSFQSFADHLGKIQVLPIYGGQAYGIQLSGLRRGAQIVVGTPGRVIDHLEKGSLDISGLRFLVLDEADEMLNMGFQEDVERILADTPDSKQVALFSATMPNGIRRISKQYLNDPAEVSVKSETRTATNIKQTYINVAHRNKLDALTRILEVTEFEAMIMFVRTKHETEELAEKLRARGFSAAAINGDIAQAQRERTVDQLKDGRLDILVATDVAARGLDVERISHVLNYDIPNDTESYVHRIGRTGRAGRSGEAILFVTPRERRMLRSIERATNAPLVEMDLPSVDDVNEARKIKFNDSLTKSLEDKQVDIFRNLVKEYAEKNDVPLEDIAAALATQAQSGEEFLLKDLPPQKQRDRFERDDRRGGFDRDDRRGGRERGGDRGDRGGERGGSRFERSADMQVYRLAVGKRQHVRPGAIVGALANEGGLNSKDFGRITIAVDHTLVELPKGLGKDVLDRLSDTRISGQLINIEPDNGQPGRSDDRGGRSFGGGDRGGRGGRSFGGGDRGGRGGGDRGGYRGGRGGDDRGGRGGWRD; via the coding sequence ATGAGCATTACCGATAACGTCGCCGGTGGCGTAGAAGAACCGGACAACATTATTTCGTCGGAATCTCAGGATACTTCGCAGGATATTGCAGTTGACGCTGCATCCGCACCCACCAACGTTGAAGATGTACTGGCCGCTGGCCAGGACACTGCAGCGCCGGTTGAGGCGGACCAGAATAACGGGGATGCGAACACTTCTGAGGCCACCGGCTCCGCGGATGCGGACAACGACTCCCCCGGTTTCCAAGGTTTAGGACTTCCCGATGAAGTTCTGGCCGCTGTCAAGAAGGTCGGCTACGAAGCCCCTTCTCCTATTCAGTCTGAGACGATCCCCCTCCTGATGGAGGGTCGTGACGTCGTCGGCCTGGCACAGACCGGTACCGGCAAGACCGCAGCTTTCGCGCTGCCGGTCCTCGCCCGTATCGATCCGACCGTGCGTGCCCCGCAGGCACTGGTGCTGGCACCGACCCGTGAGCTCGCGCTCCAGGTCGCTGACTCTTTCCAGTCCTTCGCTGATCACCTGGGCAAGATCCAGGTGCTGCCGATCTACGGCGGCCAGGCCTACGGTATTCAGCTGTCCGGTCTCCGTCGCGGCGCACAGATCGTCGTCGGCACCCCCGGTCGTGTTATCGACCACCTGGAGAAGGGCTCCCTGGACATCTCCGGTCTGCGTTTCCTCGTCCTTGATGAGGCAGATGAGATGCTCAACATGGGCTTCCAGGAAGATGTCGAGCGTATCCTCGCCGACACTCCCGATAGCAAACAGGTCGCCCTGTTCTCCGCAACGATGCCCAATGGCATTCGTCGCATCTCCAAGCAGTACCTGAACGACCCGGCTGAGGTTTCGGTCAAGTCCGAGACCCGTACGGCCACCAACATCAAGCAGACCTACATCAACGTTGCACACCGCAACAAGCTTGATGCCCTGACCCGGATCCTCGAGGTCACCGAGTTCGAGGCGATGATCATGTTCGTGCGTACCAAGCACGAAACTGAGGAACTCGCCGAGAAGCTCCGCGCCCGCGGTTTCTCCGCTGCAGCCATCAACGGCGATATCGCCCAGGCTCAGCGTGAGCGCACCGTGGATCAGCTCAAGGACGGCCGCCTGGACATCCTGGTTGCCACCGACGTTGCTGCCCGTGGTCTCGACGTTGAGCGCATTTCCCATGTGCTCAACTACGACATCCCGAATGACACCGAGTCCTACGTCCACCGCATCGGCCGCACCGGCCGTGCCGGCCGTAGCGGCGAGGCGATCCTCTTCGTCACCCCGCGTGAGCGCCGCATGCTGCGCTCCATCGAACGTGCGACCAATGCGCCGCTCGTCGAGATGGACCTGCCCAGCGTCGATGACGTGAACGAGGCCCGCAAGATCAAGTTCAACGACTCGCTGACCAAGTCCCTCGAGGACAAGCAGGTCGATATCTTCCGGAACCTGGTCAAGGAATACGCCGAGAAGAATGATGTCCCGCTGGAGGACATTGCCGCTGCCCTGGCTACCCAGGCGCAGTCCGGTGAGGAATTCCTGCTCAAGGATCTGCCGCCGCAGAAGCAGCGTGACCGCTTCGAGCGTGATGACCGTCGTGGTGGTTTCGACCGCGATGATCGTCGTGGTGGGCGTGAGCGCGGTGGTGACCGTGGTGACCGTGGCGGCGAGCGTGGCGGTTCCCGCTTCGAGCGCAGCGCCGACATGCAGGTCTACCGCCTCGCGGTGGGCAAGCGTCAGCACGTCCGTCCGGGTGCCATCGTCGGCGCCCTGGCGAACGAGGGTGGCCTGAACTCCAAGGACTTCGGCCGCATCACCATCGCCGTGGACCACACCCTCGTCGAGCTGCCCAAGGGCCTCGGCAAGGATGTCCTCGATCGTCTCTCAGACACCCGTATCTCGGGTCAGCTGATCAACATCGAGCCTGACAACGGTCAGCCGGGTCGTTCCGATGACCGTGGCGGACGCAGCTTCGGCGGCGGCGACCGTGGTGGCCGTGGCGGACGCAGCTTCGGCGGCGGCGACCGTGGTGGCCGTGGCGGCGGAGACCGCGGTGGTTACCGTGGTGGCCGTGGCGGCGATGATCGTGGTGGCCGTGGCGGCTGGCGCGATTAA